A single genomic interval of Coccidioides posadasii str. Silveira chromosome 1, complete sequence harbors:
- a CDS encoding uncharacterized protein (EggNog:ENOG410PJN4~COG:C~BUSCO:7805at33183), with translation MSFPTDDPSQLSFETDLSSDADSEGSGRRNPRTNAATGASAAGVRALSAQAVAFYFRAPVKAFFRTRVDYMVLARAINPRLAQGGSWSWKTTTPGLLAHAVRTYGWTFIPYQVLPPLIANVSVGAVLYTSYLQILNNLHGPALMANRRIYPPPSPVDTFLAGFAAGTVQSVVAAPLDAIQARFRSDEMLNGQHRSAWHYWKNKLSKLGMRGIFSGWTLSFLKDSCGSALFFCLFETIKSQGYYSFVTRYYGSLQPPAVERLSTLANSSSENPVIKPHYALEPCFLMLAGATASIGQQVVLHPLGLIHNVYYRRLEHLDDKLSQNQSRRAWMRDRFDAYRETFERCQRKAQRVGSWRVWLYRGFLWNTIRQVPSTSAGLVIFELVRRKYGLPTEAVHIKKDGYDILLA, from the exons ATGTCCTTTCCTACCGATGACCCTTCTCAGCTCTCTTTCGAAACCGACCTATCCTCGGACGCTGATTCCGAGGGAAGTGGACGCCGAAACCCACGAACAAATGCCGCCACCGGAGCTTCCGCCGCCGGCGTTCGAGCGCTTAGTGCGCAGGCCGTAGCATTTTACTTTCGGGCACCCGTTAAAGCCTTCTTTCGCACCCGCGTGGA TTATATG GTGCTTGCCAGGGCCATCAACCCTCGACTTGCTCAAGGCGGCAGTTGGTCCTGGAAAACTACTACTCCAGGCTTATTAGCTCACGCGGTCCGCACGTACGGCTGGACTTTTATTCCATATCAGGTCCTGCCGCCTCTGATCGCAAACGTTAG TGTTGGAGCAGTCCTGTATACATCCTACCTTCAGATCCTCAACAACCTACACGGGCCCGCCTTGATGGCTAATAGACGCATTTACCCACCGCCGTCCCCCGTCGACACATTTCTAGCTGGTTTTGCGGCGGGCACAGTCCAGTCGGTCGTCGCTGCGCCGTTGGATGCTATCCAGGCGCGCTTCAGATCGGACGAAATGCTCAATGGTCAGCACCGGAGTGCGTGGCACTATTGGAAGAATAAACTTAGCAAACTCGGAATGCGGGGGATATTCTCCGGGTGGACGCTATCTTTTCTGAAAGACAGTTGCGGCTCGGCTCTGttcttttgtttgtttgAAACAATCAAGTCCCAGGGATATTACTCCTTTGTGACACGTTACTATGGCTCTCTCCAACCCCCTGCGGTGGAAAGGCTGTCAACACTTGCAAACTCTTCGAGCGAGAATCCAGTCATCAAGCCGCACTACGCGCTGGAACCGTGCTTTCTGATGCTCGCCGGCGCAACAGCCTCGATCGGGCAGCAGGTTGTGTTACACCCGCTTGGGCTAATTCACAATGTGTATTACAGACGGTTGGAACACCTCGATGACAAACTGAGCCAGAACCAGTCGAGACGCGCCTGGATGAGAGATCGCTTCGATGCGTATCGAGAGACCTTTGAGCGCTGTCAACGGAAAGCACAGCGGGTCGGAAGCTGGAGGGTTTGGCTGTATCGTGGGTTCTTGTGGAATACAATTCGTCAGGTGCCCAGCACTAGCGCCGGCCTCGTGATCTTCGAGCTGGTGCGTCGCAAGTATGGGCTCCCCACGGAAGCCGTTCACATCAAAAAGGATGGATATGACATTCTTCTGGCGTAG
- a CDS encoding uncharacterized protein (EggNog:ENOG410PKSE~COG:U~BUSCO:11850at33183): MSHQPPWDYIAKLVCIGDSGTGKSSLTIRLCEGRFTTTHDVTIGVEFGSRIVPVGPPASDELDDDEASQSQFQPSHIPTTSFPETQNPSASKHSSRPSSSPSNANPDPSPQHLSSGLPPPPQKPKSQAAPPVQKRMKLSLWDTAGQETYKSITRSYFRGASGALLVFDITRPPTFSSLSAWLQDLQQIAEEGIVVVLVGNKSDLVKDADRERGEGYITRAQAEAWCRANGVVRYVETSAKSGENVERAFLEVAERIYRNIEAGRYDLNDRRSGVKGYGSTSGSRNGGGKLQRTVTLGVNDAMGRGGTGWAGGCC, from the exons ATGTCGCACCAGCCGCCATGGGACTACATCGCAAAGCTCGTCTGCATCGGTGACTCTGGTACCGGCAAATCCAGC CTGACAATCCGCCTCTGCGAAGGCCGCTTCACCACCACCCACGACGTCACCATCGGCGTCGAATTTGGTTCTCGCATCGTCCCCGTCGGCCCTCCAGCTAGCGACGAGCTCGACGACGATGAGGcttcccaatcccaattccaaCCGTCGCACATCCCCACTACCTCATTCCCCGAGACCCAAAACCCCAGCGCATCTAAACATTCCTCTCGGCCCTCTTCCTCCCCCAGCAACGCCAACCCGGACCCCTCTCCCCAGCACCTCTCCTCCGGCCTCCCACCACCTCCGCAGAAACCCAAATCCCAGGCCGCACCACCCGTCCAGAAACGCATGAAGCTCTCCCTCTGGGACACCGCTGGCCAAGAGACCTACAAATCAATCACGCGCTCCTACTTCCGCGGCGCTTCGGGCGCCCTCCTCGTCTTCGATATCACCCGCCCGCCCACCTTTTCCTCCCTCTCAGCATGGCTCCAGGACCTCCAGCAGATCGCCGAGGAAGGCATCGTCGTCGTGCTCGTCGGCAACAAGAGCGATCTTGTCAAGGACGCCGACCGTGAGCGCGGAGAAGGATACATCACCCGCGCCCAGGCTGAAGCCTGGTGCAGAGCTAACGGCGTGGTGCGATATGTGGAAACGAGCGCCAAGTCCGGTGAGAACGTAGAGCGAGCGTTTTTGGAGGTCGCAGAGCGGATATATAGGAATATCGAGGCTGGGAGATATGATCTGAATGACCGCCGCAGTGGGGTGAAAGGGTACGGGAGCACGAGCGGGTCGAGAAATGGTGGTGGGAAATTGCAGAGGACGGTGACGTTGGGGGTAAACGACGCGATGGGGAGAGGTGGGACTGGATGGGCGGGAGGGTGTTGTTAA
- a CDS encoding uncharacterized protein (EggNog:ENOG410PGCG~COG:G~TransMembrane:11 (i20-50o62-81i93-111o117-138i159-179o185-203i269-293o305-327i334-355o367-387i430-449o)~BUSCO:3424at33183) yields MSPGNRRTAQMHGLVGKPLLYFTSVFVSLGVFLFGYDQGVMSGIITGPFFKDYFNQPTRAEIGTMVAILEVGAFISSLCVGKVGDIIGRRKTILYGSIVFFIGGAFQTFATGIPMMLVGRIVAGLGVGALSTIVPVYQSEISPPHNRGQLACIEFTGNICGYAASVWVDYFCSFINSHYSWRIPLFLQCVMGTLLGVGSLIICESPRWLLDNDHDEEGMVVIANLYGGGDIHNDKARQEYRDIKMDVLIQRQEGERSYADMFRRYYKRVFIAMSAQAFAQLNGINVISYYAPLVFESAGWVGRNAILMTGINAISYLGSTIPPWYLVDRWGRRPILLSGAVAMIISLSLIAYWIYLDIPATPTLTVVFVMIYNAAFGASWGPIPWLYPPEILPLSIRAKGASLSTAANWAFNWLVGELTPVLQEVIQWRLYLMHAFFCATSFVVVYFLYPETSGVRLEDMDVLFGDATTAMPTPVTPAERNALMGPGSPVPSLDIRRGPDGRLPPEYDIPGLNIEPPTPSAKTGRSVEETGSREGIGGWISNMVRRGRQGKKDNDDQGEYRRVGQDEEG; encoded by the exons ATGTCGCCGGGAAACAGGCGGACAGCCCAAATGCATGGGCTGGTGGGCAAGCCTCTCTT ATATTTCACAAGTGTTTTTGTATCATTAGGTGTTTTCTTATTCGGCTATGACCAAGGCGTTATGTCGGGCATTATCAC AGGCCCATTCTTCAAGGACTACTTTAACCAACCGACGCGGGCGGAGATTGGGACTATGGTCGCTATTCTAGAAGTCGGAGCTTTCATTTCGTCGCTTTGTGTTGGAAAAGTCGGTGACATCATAGGCCGAAGGAAGACTATTCTTTACGGGTCTATCGTCTTTTTCATCGGTGGTGCTTTTCAGACCTTTGCTACAGGAATCCCAATGATGTTGGTCGGCCGTATCGTGGCTGGTCTTGGGGTTGGAGCACTGTCCACTATTGTTCCCGTTTACCAATCCGAGATCTCACCTCCCCACAACCGTGGACAGCTCGCCTGCATCGAATTCACGGGAAATATCTGCGGCTATGCTGCTAGCGTTTGGGTAGATTACTTTTGCAGTTTTATCAATAGCCACTATTCTTGGCGGATTCCGTTATTCCTTCAATGCGTGATGGGAACTCTTCTAGGAGTTGGTAGTCTTATTATTTGCGAATCGCCTCG ATGGCTCTTAGACAATGATCATGATGAAGAAGGAATGGTTGTGATTGCCAACCTGTATGGAGGAGGTGATATCCACAACGACAAAGCTCGCCAGGAATATCGCGACATCAAAATGGATGTTTTGATTCAGCGTCAAGAAGGCGAGCGGAGCTATGCGGATATGTTCCGTCGTTATTATAAGCGTGTTTTCATTGCGATGTCGGCTCAGGCTTTCGCACAGCTAAACGGTATCAACGTTATTTCGTACTATGCGCCGCTTGTATTCGAATCTGCCGGCTGGGTCGGTCGAAATGCCATCTTGATGACTGGCATAAACGCAATTTCTTATCTAGGCTCGACCATCCCCCCGTGGTACTTGGTAGATCGCTGGGGCAGGCGCCCGATATTATTATCTGGTGCCGTCGCAATGATCATTTCGCTCAGTCTCATTGCCTATTGGATCTACCTTGATATCCCAGCGACGCCAACCCTGACCGTTGTTTTTGTTATGATATATAACGCCGCCTTTGGAGCTTCCTGGGGACCCATTCCATGGCTTTATCCTCCAGAGATCCTACCACTAAGTATTCGTGCTAAAGGTGCAAGTTTGAGTACGGCAGCTAACTGGGCATTCAACTGGCTCGTCGGGGAGCTTACGCCTGTTTTGCAAGAGGTGATCCAGTGGCGACTTTATTTGATGCACGCCTTCTTTTGCGCTACCAGTTTTGTTGTTG TCTATTTCCTTTACCCGGAGACAAGTGGTGTCCGTCTGGAAGATATGGATGTCCTGTTTGGAGATGCCACTACAGCAATGCCAACCCCTGTTACTCCAGCTGAGCGCAATGCTCTGATGGGACCTGGATCTCCTGTGCCGTCTCTTGATATCCGACGTGGTCCAGATGGCCGTCTTCCCCCCGAGTACGACATCCCTGGCCTTAACATTGAACCCCCCACGCCTAGTGCTAAAACTGGGAGATCCGTGGAAGAAACGGGTAGTAGGGAAGGAATTGGAGGATGGATATCCAATATGGTCAGACGTGGAAGGCAAGGAAAGAAAGACAACGACGATCAAGGCGAGTATCGGAGAGTTGGTCAGGATGAAGAAGGCTGA
- the PMT2 gene encoding Protein O-mannosyltransferase 2 (CAZy:GT39~EggNog:ENOG410PGRQ~COG:O~TransMembrane:10 (o59-78i147-166o172-190i197-217o229-262i283-304o603-624i645-665o671-690i699-716o)~BUSCO:1876at33183) has protein sequence MASNETAFATGASSSADVRRRNVPGSEKANGGSGVPEIVVDGKKAFAKKSSFLDVLDEWEFLIAPVIFTALAFFTRMWRIGLSNIVTWDEAHFGKFGSHYIKREFYFDVHPPLGKMLVGLSGYLAGYNGSFEFKSGEKYPEELNYTFMRIFNAFFGVVCVPLAYFTARELNFRRATVWLVTLMVLFENSYATISRFILLDSMLLCFTFTTVFCWARFHRFQNQSFSCEWFIWLFLTGISIGCVCSVKMVGLFCTALVGLYTIEDLWNKFGDLKMPKTVLAQHLVARIIALILVPLAVYMFSFYIHFLVLENSGPGDAQMSSLFQANLRGTTVGKDSPLEIAIGSKVTIKNMGYGGGLLHSHVQTYPSGSSQQQVTCYHHKDSNNDWFVYPNRTQPDYDPEGELRFIGDGDIIRLIHAQTGRNLHSHAIPAPITKSNWEVSCYGNTTVGDDKDHWVVEVVNDVASKDRSKIRTLTTAFRLRHSSLGCYLRAGNVNLPQWGFKQIETTCVKENKPYDVHTHWNVESHVNERLPKGDPGAYKSPFLKDFIHLNVAMMTSNNALVPDPDKQDDLASKWWQWPVLNVGLRMCSWDNDTVKYFLLGNPFVYWGSTASLAVFGLVVAWYLVRWQRGYTELSQADIDHIHYSGIYPLLGWVLHYLPFIIMARVTYVHHYYPALYFAILTMGFCVNWFTQNLSKPAEWAVYFVLYAAVISLFVVFKDIVFGMQGSNEQWQYLNWLSTWRIANPTSS, from the exons ATGGCGAGCAATGAGACTGCGTTCGCTACAGGTGCGTCTTCCAGCGCAGACGTTCGAAGGAGAAATGTTCCCGGTTCGGAGAAGGCCAATGGCGGGTCTGGTGTACCCGAGATTGTGGTGGATGGCAAGAAAGCTTTTGCAAAG AAATCGTCCTTCCTAGACGTCCTCGATGAGTGGGAATTTCTTATTGCACCAGTAATATTTACCGCTTTGGCATTCTTCACTCGCATGTGGCGCATTGGCCTGTCGAACATTGTGACATGGGACGAGGCTCA CTTTGGCAAGTTCGGTTCTCACTATATCAAACGGGAGTTTTATTTCGACGTGCATCCTCCGCTGGGTAAAATGCTTGTTGGTCTCTCTGGATATTTGGCCGGGTATAACGGATCTTTCGAATTCAAGTCTGGCGAAAAGTACCCTGAGGAACTCAATTATACCTTCATGCGAATATTCAATGCGTTTTTTGGTGTGGTATGCGTGCCATTAGCTTACTTTACCGCCCGAGAGCTCAATTTCCGTCGGGCAACCGTCTGGCTTGTTACGTTGATGGTCCTCTTCGAAAACTCCTACGCAACGATTTCTCGATTTATTCTCCTGGATTCGATGCTTTTGTGCTTCACCTTCACAACAGTTTTTTGCTGGGCTCGATTCCACCGATTTCAGAACCAAAGCTTCTCATGCGAATGGTTCATATGGTTGTTCTTGACTGGTATCAGCATCGGATGTGTCTGCAGCGTGAAGATGGTTGGCTTGTTTTGTACTGCGTTGGTTGGACTTTACACTATCGAGGATCTATGGAATAAGTTCGGCGACTTGAAAATGCCAAAG ACCGTCCTTGCCCAACACCTTGTGGCTCGTATCATTGCACTTATCCTTGTGCCGTTGGCCGTATACATGTTCTCTTTCTACATTCATTTCCTCGTCCTCGAAAACTCCGGCCCCGGCGATGCTCAGATGAGCTCACTTTTCCAGGCGAACCTGAGAGGAACCACTGTCGGGAAGGACAGCCCATTGGAGATTGCCATTGGATCCAAGGTTACCATAAAGAACATGGGATATGGTGGTGGTTTACTTCATTCCCACGTTCAAACCTATCCCTCGGGCTCTTCGCAACAACAAGTTACATGCTATCACCACAAGGACTCGAATAACGATTGGTTCGTTTATCCAAACCGCACTCAGCCCGATTATGATCCCGAGGGCGAACTCAGATTTATCGGGGACGGTGACATTATTCGCCTTATCCATGCCCAAACCGGCCGTAATTTACACTCTCATGCTATCCCCGCTCCAATCACCAAGTCCAACTGGGAAGTTTCTTGTTATGGAAACACAACTGTTGGCGATGACAAAGACCACTGGGTAGTGGAAGTCGTTAATGATGTTGCTTCTAAAGATCGATCCAAGATCCGAACCCTCACTACGGCTTTCCGCCTCCGCCACTCTAGCCTAGGATGCTATTTACGTGCTGGCAATGTTAATTTGCCTCAGTGGGGTTTCAAGCAGATTGAAACCACCTGTGTGAAGGAGAATAAGCCCTATGATGTTCACACGCATTGGAATGTTGAATCTCACGTCAACGAGAGAC TGCCGAAAGGTGATCCTGGTGCCTACAAGTCGCCATTCTTGAAAGATTTCATCCATCTGAATGTTGCCATGATGACTTCGAATAATGCTCTTGTTCCCGACCCAGATAAACAGGATGATCTGGCTTCCAAGTGGTGGCAGTGGCCTGTTCTCAATGTCGGGCTCCGCATGTGTTCGTGGGACAATGACACCGTCAAATACTTCCTCCTCGGCAACCCTTTTGTGTATTGGGGCAGCACAGCCAGCTTAGCTGTCTTCGGCTTGGTGGTTGCCTGGTACCTCGTCCGCTGGCAACGCGGTTACACCGAGCTGAGTCAGGCAGATATAGACCACATCCATTACTCTGGTATCTATCCTCTCCTTGGATGGGTTCTCCACTACCTTCCATTCATCATCATGGCCCGCGTCACCTATGTGCACCATTACTATCCGGCACTCTACTTTGCGATTCTGACAATGGGATTCTGCGTCAACTGGTTCACCCAAAATCTCAGCAAGCCGGCTGAATGGGCGGTTTACTTTGTCCTATATGCCGCTGTCATCTCCCTCTTTGTTGTATTCAAGGACATTGTCTTTGGAATGCAGGGATCAAACGAGCAGTGGCAGTATCTCAACTGGCTCAGCACTTGGCGCATTGCTAACCCGACATCGTCTTAA